CGCGCGACCGTCCGCTCCTGACGGGCCCACCGGGCCCGCCGGGACGCGGCCGCGCGGTGCGGGCGGTCAGCAGTCGCAGACGGGGCTCGACACCGGCGCCGTGAGCGGGTCGGACGGGCGCCGGGCGGTGCCGGCGTCGGTCGCGACGGGCAGCCCCTCGCGCGCCCAGTACTCGATGCCGCCGATCATCTCGCGCACCCGGTAGCCCAGCAGCGACAGCTCGAGCGCCGCGCGCGTGGCGCCGTCGCAGCCCGGGCCCCAGCAGTACGTCACGACGGGCACGTCGGGGTCGAGCACGTCGGCGGCCCGCTCGCGCATCTCCGCGAGCGGCAGGTGGATCGCGCCCGGGATGCGGCCCTGCGCCCAGCCGGCGTCGCCGCGGCTGTCGACGAGCACGAAGCCCGGCTCGCCGGTCTCGAGGGCGGCGTGCAGGTCGGAGGCGTCGATCGCCCACCGGAGGCGCGCCGCGAAGTGCTCCGCCGCGGCGCGGGTGTCGTGCGAGGTCAGGTCGAGGTTCGTCGTCATGCGGACGAGTGTCGTGAGCCCGCCGGTGGTCCGGCCACTGGCAGGGATGCCGCCGTTCGGGCAACGTCTGCCAACATCGCCGCATGCTGCACGACGTCGTCGCGCTCGTCGGGCCGGAGGTCGCGGCCTTCGAGCTCGGGGTGCTGTCCGAGGTGTTCGGTCTCGACCGGACGTGGGAGGGCC
The sequence above is a segment of the Cellulomonas fimi genome. Coding sequences within it:
- a CDS encoding rhodanese-like domain-containing protein; its protein translation is MTTNLDLTSHDTRAAAEHFAARLRWAIDASDLHAALETGEPGFVLVDSRGDAGWAQGRIPGAIHLPLAEMRERAADVLDPDVPVVTYCWGPGCDGATRAALELSLLGYRVREMIGGIEYWAREGLPVATDAGTARRPSDPLTAPVSSPVCDC